A section of the Bradyrhizobium oligotrophicum S58 genome encodes:
- a CDS encoding ActR/PrrA/RegA family redox response regulator transcription factor: MGAIAELTNHPDRSLLIVEDDKPFLERLSRAMETRGFTVTSCESVAEGISQIGKSAPAFAVVDLRLGDGNGLDVVSALKRKRPEARAIVLTGYGNIATAVTAVKMGAVDYLAKPADADDVVAALLSTVSDKSELPQNPMSADRVRWEHIQRIYEMCNRNVSETARRLNMHRRTLQRILAKRAPK; this comes from the coding sequence GTGGGCGCCATCGCCGAACTGACGAACCACCCGGACCGCTCTCTTCTGATCGTGGAGGACGACAAGCCGTTCCTGGAGCGGCTGTCGCGCGCCATGGAGACCCGCGGCTTCACCGTGACCTCCTGCGAGAGCGTGGCCGAAGGCATCTCGCAGATCGGCAAGTCGGCCCCGGCCTTTGCCGTGGTCGACCTCCGGCTCGGCGACGGCAACGGCCTGGACGTGGTGTCGGCGCTGAAGCGCAAGCGCCCTGAGGCGCGCGCCATCGTGCTAACCGGCTACGGCAACATCGCCACTGCCGTCACGGCCGTGAAGATGGGCGCCGTCGACTATCTGGCGAAGCCCGCGGATGCCGACGACGTCGTCGCCGCCCTGCTGTCGACGGTCAGCGACAAGTCCGAGCTGCCGCAGAACCCGATGTCGGCCGACCGCGTGCGCTGGGAGCACATCCAGCGCATCTACGAGATGTGCAACCGCAACGTCTCGGAAACGGCGCGCCGGCTCAACATGCACCGCCGCACCCTGCAGCGCATCCTCGCCAAGCGCGCGCCGAAGTAA
- a CDS encoding class I mannose-6-phosphate isomerase codes for MTIEQTRVRAVRKPWGATDLQPWSDISGAVDAVGELWFERTAEHGPAPALLIKLLFTSAPLSIQVHPDDTFARAMGLPNGKSEAWYIISAKPGAQIGIGLTHRVTPQQLRTSITDGSIVELVQWRSVASGDVIFVPAGTIHAISAGLVLAEIQQRSDTTFRLFDYDRARDLDIDSGIAVAHAWPLRPQANPIRLSDERVALIASRHFVLERIDLQPASSWALLAEPETWILVIGGHAAIGLSLVSLGQALFVGGGRNSIEVGSDGLTVLVAYPAARPVAALLQRLGGRSVDIIEPALPDAAASALSEAQT; via the coding sequence ATGACCATTGAACAGACGCGGGTACGGGCAGTGCGCAAGCCCTGGGGTGCCACCGATCTCCAGCCGTGGAGCGACATCAGCGGCGCCGTCGACGCCGTGGGCGAGCTGTGGTTCGAACGCACCGCCGAGCACGGCCCCGCACCTGCTCTGTTGATCAAGCTGCTATTCACCAGCGCGCCGCTGTCGATCCAGGTTCACCCGGACGACACCTTCGCGCGTGCCATGGGATTGCCGAACGGCAAGAGTGAGGCGTGGTACATCATCTCGGCGAAGCCGGGCGCACAAATCGGGATTGGCTTGACGCACCGGGTCACGCCCCAGCAATTGCGAACATCGATCACCGACGGCTCGATCGTCGAACTGGTCCAATGGCGTTCGGTTGCGAGCGGCGACGTCATCTTCGTTCCGGCCGGCACCATCCACGCGATCAGCGCCGGGCTGGTGCTGGCCGAAATCCAGCAGCGCAGCGATACGACGTTCCGTCTGTTCGACTATGACAGAGCGCGTGACCTGGATATCGACAGCGGCATCGCCGTTGCCCATGCGTGGCCGCTGCGACCTCAGGCCAATCCGATCCGCCTCTCGGATGAGAGGGTCGCGCTGATCGCCAGCCGGCACTTCGTCCTCGAACGCATCGACCTGCAGCCGGCGTCGAGTTGGGCGTTGTTGGCGGAGCCGGAGACTTGGATTCTCGTGATCGGCGGTCATGCGGCGATCGGGCTTTCCCTGGTCTCGCTCGGACAGGCCCTCTTCGTCGGTGGCGGTCGTAACAGCATCGAGGTCGGAAGCGATGGGCTGACCGTCCTGGTTGCGTATCCGGCAGCCCGCCCGGTTGCAGCACTGCTGCAGCGCCTCGGGGGCCGCTCCGTCGACATCATCGAACCAGCGCTGCCCGATGCCGCGGCATCCGCTCTTTCGGAGGCACAGACATGA
- a CDS encoding glycosyltransferase family 4 protein, with amino-acid sequence MTPSRRIALIGNSLPRRCGIATFTTDLHRAISNSGQHPQASIVAMTDRNQAHDYPASVVLQVEDDNLQDYARVATALNAGRFDVVCLQHEFGIFGGDAGAYILELLTRLSMPVVTTLHTVLAKPSAIQRMVTEHVAEASAKVVVMAEKGRELLHGVYRVPQDKIEVIAHGIPDFPLVASDAAKARLGFSGRSVILTFGLLSPSKGIEVMIDAVPAILKRRPDAVYVVLGATHPNLVRNEGEAYREKLMARVRELGVENHVVFLDQFVDQATLLEFISMCDVYVTPYLNEAQMTSGTLAYSFGLGKPVVSTPYWHARELLAEGRGVLVPFGDAARIGTEIADLLTDDRRRQAMCERAYAASRPMTWQRTAERYMTIFEHARQGHRLKLIAQTAPAVIAPLCPAPPPPDMRLEHFLSMCDDTGLFQHAVHSVPDRAHGYCVDDNARALLLACALNGAGETSMPDGLTARFAAFVQHAWNPDTGRFRNFMGFNRTWLEPSGSEDSHGRTLWALGECTRSDASPSRRRWARALFAQALPAAAGFRSPRASAFTLLGLDGYCMAAPDDHRAQDVRRALAGQLLSILASVETPDWPWFEDGLAYDNARLPQALIVTGLATQTPVHIDAGLRSLRWLMTQQTAPAGHFRPVGTGGFGELRKPPHAFDQQPLEAAATIAACLAADRADKDAGWKTAATGAFSWFLGNNDLSVALADPETGCCRDGLHFDRANENCGGESVVSYLLALAEIRQLARADVNPPHPVALRAVVA; translated from the coding sequence ATGACGCCATCCCGCAGGATTGCGCTGATCGGTAATTCGTTGCCTCGCCGCTGCGGCATCGCGACATTCACGACCGACCTGCACCGCGCGATCTCGAATTCAGGACAACATCCGCAGGCCAGCATCGTAGCGATGACCGACCGTAATCAGGCCCATGACTATCCCGCCTCGGTCGTCCTGCAGGTCGAGGACGACAATCTCCAGGACTATGCGCGCGTCGCAACCGCCCTCAACGCCGGTCGCTTCGATGTCGTCTGCCTGCAGCACGAATTCGGGATCTTCGGCGGCGACGCAGGCGCCTACATCCTGGAATTGTTGACCCGCCTGAGCATGCCGGTCGTCACGACGCTGCATACGGTGCTGGCGAAGCCCAGCGCGATCCAGCGCATGGTGACCGAGCACGTCGCGGAGGCGTCTGCGAAAGTCGTCGTGATGGCCGAGAAGGGGCGCGAGCTGCTCCATGGCGTCTATCGCGTGCCACAGGACAAGATCGAGGTCATTGCCCACGGCATCCCCGACTTTCCCCTGGTCGCGTCGGACGCGGCGAAGGCAAGGCTGGGGTTCAGCGGCCGCTCGGTCATTCTGACATTCGGCCTGCTGTCCCCCAGCAAAGGCATCGAGGTCATGATCGATGCCGTCCCTGCGATCCTGAAGCGGCGGCCGGACGCGGTCTATGTCGTGCTCGGCGCGACGCATCCGAATCTGGTCCGCAACGAAGGCGAAGCCTATCGCGAGAAGCTGATGGCGCGCGTGCGCGAGCTCGGCGTCGAGAACCACGTCGTGTTCCTCGACCAGTTCGTCGATCAGGCCACGCTGCTCGAATTCATCTCGATGTGCGACGTCTACGTCACGCCCTATCTCAACGAAGCGCAGATGACGTCGGGGACGCTCGCCTACAGCTTCGGGCTCGGCAAACCGGTCGTCTCGACCCCGTATTGGCATGCGCGCGAGCTGCTGGCCGAGGGACGCGGCGTGCTCGTCCCCTTTGGCGATGCGGCGCGGATCGGTACTGAGATCGCGGACTTGCTGACCGACGACCGGCGTCGGCAGGCAATGTGCGAGCGGGCCTACGCCGCCAGCCGGCCCATGACCTGGCAGCGCACCGCCGAGCGTTACATGACGATATTCGAGCACGCGCGGCAGGGGCACCGGCTCAAGCTGATCGCGCAGACCGCGCCCGCCGTGATCGCGCCGCTCTGTCCGGCCCCGCCGCCTCCCGACATGCGATTGGAGCATTTTCTGTCGATGTGCGACGACACCGGCCTGTTTCAGCACGCCGTCCATTCGGTGCCCGATCGCGCGCACGGCTATTGCGTGGATGACAATGCCCGCGCTCTGCTGTTGGCTTGCGCTCTCAACGGAGCGGGCGAGACGTCCATGCCGGACGGGCTGACCGCGCGCTTTGCCGCCTTCGTACAGCACGCCTGGAATCCCGACACGGGGCGATTTCGCAACTTCATGGGCTTCAACCGCACATGGCTCGAACCCAGCGGCTCGGAGGACAGCCATGGCCGGACCTTGTGGGCGCTGGGCGAATGCACGCGCAGCGACGCCAGCCCTTCGCGGCGCCGCTGGGCGCGGGCCCTGTTCGCGCAGGCCTTGCCCGCCGCGGCAGGCTTTCGTTCCCCGCGCGCTTCGGCCTTCACGCTGCTCGGGCTCGACGGCTACTGCATGGCGGCGCCCGATGATCACCGCGCGCAGGATGTCCGCCGCGCTCTTGCCGGACAGCTGCTGTCCATCCTGGCATCGGTCGAAACGCCGGACTGGCCGTGGTTCGAGGACGGCCTCGCCTACGACAATGCGCGGCTGCCGCAGGCCTTGATCGTCACAGGCCTGGCAACGCAAACACCCGTCCACATCGACGCCGGGCTGAGATCCCTGCGCTGGCTGATGACACAGCAGACTGCACCGGCGGGCCATTTCCGTCCCGTCGGCACCGGCGGCTTCGGTGAGTTGCGGAAACCTCCCCACGCCTTCGATCAACAGCCATTGGAGGCTGCTGCGACCATTGCGGCCTGCCTGGCCGCTGACCGCGCCGACAAAGATGCCGGATGGAAGACAGCGGCAACGGGCGCGTTCTCGTGGTTTCTCGGCAACAACGACCTGTCGGTCGCACTTGCCGATCCCGAGACCGGCTGTTGCCGCGACGGATTGCATTTCGATCGCGCCAACGAGAATTGCGGGGGCGAGTCGGTCGTGTCGTATCTGCTGGCGCTGGCCGAGATCCGTCAATTGGCACGCGCTGACGTCAACCCGCCCCATCCCGTGGCGCTTCGCGCCGTCGTCGCCTGA
- a CDS encoding glycoside hydrolase family 130 protein: MHVTFLNRQALYLRPDPARVIVRPFKPATEPRDLNPTDKTRANHIVERVLRLDKAAAAKQLADVLENFEGRHRNLLEAFEHRANDMEDALVAHCTFSVVQRQLIGAYFMHEYSFEASALFNPSIVPHPDQSGTPTGGVRFILSLRAVGEGHISSLTFRAGTVAADGSIAIEPTARLASTPRLRTRTPGPIGDEVEVDFNPGQDISERVIFPVTESQSNGIEDARFVAFSDGARTTYYATYTAYKGTAIRSELIETSDFLSFRMSPLQGSAARNKGMALFPRRIDGRFAMIARQDNENLHLVYSDDLYRWDGGQAIMKPQFPWEFVQIGNCGSPIELDEGWLLLTHGVGPVRKYSIGAVLLDKQNPAKVLARSSEPLLQPEPAEREGYVPNVVYTCGAMRHNEQLILPYAVSDSFSNFATMKISALLQAMS; the protein is encoded by the coding sequence TTGCACGTCACCTTTCTCAATCGGCAAGCGCTTTATCTACGCCCGGACCCCGCCCGCGTAATCGTACGCCCGTTCAAGCCGGCGACCGAACCGCGCGACCTCAACCCGACCGACAAGACGCGCGCCAACCACATCGTCGAACGTGTTCTCCGGCTGGATAAGGCGGCGGCAGCAAAGCAGCTCGCGGACGTGCTGGAGAATTTCGAGGGCCGGCATCGCAATCTGCTGGAGGCATTCGAACACCGTGCCAACGACATGGAAGACGCCCTCGTGGCGCACTGCACATTCTCCGTCGTGCAGCGCCAGCTCATCGGCGCCTATTTCATGCATGAGTATTCCTTTGAAGCGTCTGCCCTGTTCAATCCCAGCATCGTCCCGCATCCTGATCAGTCGGGGACGCCGACGGGCGGCGTGCGCTTCATTCTCAGCCTCCGTGCCGTCGGCGAAGGACATATCTCGTCGCTGACGTTTCGTGCCGGCACCGTGGCGGCCGACGGCAGCATCGCCATCGAGCCGACCGCCCGGTTGGCATCGACACCGCGGCTCAGGACCCGGACGCCCGGACCGATCGGTGACGAAGTCGAGGTCGACTTCAATCCCGGCCAGGACATCAGCGAGCGCGTGATCTTTCCGGTGACGGAGTCGCAGTCGAACGGCATCGAGGACGCGCGCTTCGTCGCGTTCAGTGACGGCGCGCGGACGACCTATTACGCGACCTATACCGCCTACAAGGGCACGGCGATCCGCTCGGAGCTGATCGAGACCAGCGACTTCCTGTCGTTTCGGATGTCGCCGCTGCAGGGCTCAGCCGCGCGCAACAAGGGCATGGCGCTGTTCCCGCGCCGGATCGACGGCAGGTTCGCCATGATCGCACGCCAGGACAACGAGAACCTCCATCTCGTCTACTCGGACGATCTCTACAGATGGGACGGTGGGCAGGCGATCATGAAGCCGCAATTCCCCTGGGAGTTCGTCCAGATCGGCAATTGCGGGTCTCCGATCGAACTGGACGAAGGCTGGCTGCTGCTCACGCACGGCGTCGGCCCGGTCCGGAAATATTCGATCGGCGCCGTTCTGCTCGACAAGCAAAATCCCGCCAAGGTGCTGGCGCGGTCGAGCGAGCCGCTGCTGCAGCCGGAGCCGGCCGAGCGCGAGGGATATGTTCCGAACGTGGTCTATACCTGCGGAGCGATGCGGCACAACGAGCAGCTCATTCTGCCGTACGCGGTGTCGGACAGCTTTTCCAACTTTGCGACGATGAAGATCTCGGCGCTGCTGCAGGCCATGTCTTGA
- a CDS encoding DUF1488 family protein, translated as MIEFPNHSRSYDRTRRAVRFWGYDSAMEASFFIDEGALRRIQPDAPPDESGFLTAFDSNRDRICAAAARLYVRGSRGSYDLVAANF; from the coding sequence ATGATTGAATTTCCAAACCACAGCCGTTCCTATGACCGGACGCGGCGTGCCGTGCGGTTCTGGGGATATGACAGCGCGATGGAAGCATCGTTCTTCATCGACGAAGGTGCGCTGAGGCGCATTCAACCCGATGCGCCCCCGGATGAATCCGGCTTTCTGACCGCGTTCGATTCCAACCGCGATCGCATCTGCGCCGCCGCTGCCAGGCTCTATGTCCGCGGCAGCAGAGGCTCCTACGATCTCGTCGCGGCCAATTTCTGA
- a CDS encoding MmcB family DNA repair protein codes for MDSSAARISLVPVDRRQSETALAIARGTSRLLRSLGFATISELPLPSGRRADLVALSERGEIWIVEIKSSLEDLRADHKWEDYRAHCDRLFFAFTRDLPCELFPQGTGLIVADAYGAHLHCEAPEHKLPAPTRKLMTVRFALAAAQRMNRLIDPQGHAD; via the coding sequence ATGGACTCGTCAGCCGCCAGGATCAGCCTCGTTCCGGTCGACCGCCGCCAGTCGGAGACGGCGCTGGCGATCGCGCGCGGCACGTCGCGGCTACTGCGTTCCCTCGGCTTCGCCACCATCAGCGAGTTGCCGCTGCCGTCGGGACGCCGTGCCGATCTGGTGGCGCTGAGCGAGCGTGGCGAGATCTGGATCGTGGAGATCAAATCGTCGCTGGAGGATCTGCGCGCCGATCACAAATGGGAGGATTATCGCGCCCATTGCGACCGGCTGTTCTTCGCCTTCACACGGGATCTGCCATGTGAGCTGTTTCCGCAAGGCACCGGCCTGATTGTCGCCGACGCCTATGGTGCCCACCTGCATTGCGAGGCGCCCGAGCACAAACTGCCGGCGCCGACGCGGAAGCTGATGACGGTCCGCTTCGCCCTCGCGGCGGCCCAGCGGATGAACCGGCTGATCGACCCGCAAGGTCATGCCGACTGA
- a CDS encoding alpha-amylase family protein, producing MIDDLWYKNAVFYCLSVGTYMDADGDGIGDFKGLTRRLDYLHGLGITAIWLMPFQPSPQRDDGYDVADYYGVDPRYGTLGDFVQFTHGCKQRGIRVIIDLVVNHTSDQHPWFVEARSAKTSRTRDWYVWSDKKPANANTGMVFPGVQKSTWTRDKESGAWYFHRFYDFQPDLNTSNPEVQAELLKIMGFWIQLGVSGFRMDAVPFVIATKGADVKKPVEQYDMLRTFREFLQWRQGEAIILAEANVRPETDMEYFGADGDRMHMMFNFHVNQHLFYALAAADTRPLAKALVETKPRPASAQWGLFLRNHDELDLGRLTKQQREAVFKAFGPDKSMQLYDRGIRRRLAPMLGGDRRRIELAYSLMFTLPGTPVIRYGDELAMGDDLSLPERNCARTPMQWSTEPQGGFTKCETAVSPVIDHGPYGYEHVNAAKQRRDPNAMLNWTERIIRMRKEVPEVGWGDFEVISTKDPAVLIMRYDWRNNSVLFVHNLDEKPREISFDAGLPDDGGKLLINLLSEDHSHADDRGRHTLVLEPYDYRWYRVGGLDYLLRRSDIETKSPAKRARKAKRVRRSRGR from the coding sequence ATGATCGATGATCTCTGGTACAAGAATGCCGTGTTTTACTGCCTGTCGGTCGGCACCTACATGGATGCCGATGGTGATGGCATCGGCGACTTCAAGGGACTGACACGTCGCCTGGATTATCTGCACGGGCTCGGCATCACCGCAATCTGGCTGATGCCGTTCCAGCCCTCGCCGCAGCGCGACGACGGCTACGACGTCGCCGACTACTATGGCGTCGATCCGCGCTACGGCACGCTCGGCGATTTCGTGCAGTTCACGCATGGCTGCAAGCAGCGCGGCATCCGCGTCATCATCGATCTCGTCGTCAACCACACCTCCGACCAGCATCCATGGTTCGTCGAGGCACGCAGCGCGAAGACCTCGCGCACTCGCGACTGGTATGTGTGGTCGGACAAGAAGCCGGCAAACGCCAACACCGGCATGGTGTTTCCCGGGGTGCAGAAGTCGACATGGACGCGCGACAAGGAGTCCGGCGCCTGGTACTTTCACCGCTTCTACGATTTCCAGCCCGATCTCAACACCTCCAATCCCGAGGTGCAGGCCGAGCTCCTCAAGATCATGGGCTTCTGGATCCAGCTCGGCGTATCCGGCTTCCGCATGGACGCCGTGCCGTTCGTGATCGCGACCAAGGGCGCTGATGTCAAGAAGCCCGTCGAGCAGTACGACATGCTTCGGACCTTCCGCGAATTCCTGCAATGGCGCCAGGGCGAGGCGATCATCCTGGCCGAGGCCAACGTGCGGCCCGAGACCGACATGGAGTATTTCGGCGCCGACGGCGACCGCATGCACATGATGTTCAACTTCCACGTCAACCAGCACCTGTTCTACGCGCTCGCCGCCGCCGACACCCGGCCGCTCGCCAAGGCGTTGGTCGAGACCAAACCACGCCCGGCCTCCGCGCAATGGGGCCTGTTTCTGCGCAATCACGACGAGCTCGATCTGGGCCGGCTGACGAAGCAGCAGCGTGAGGCCGTGTTCAAGGCGTTCGGGCCCGACAAGAGCATGCAGCTCTACGATCGCGGCATCCGGCGGCGGCTGGCGCCGATGCTGGGCGGCGACCGGCGCCGCATCGAGCTCGCCTACAGCCTGATGTTCACGCTGCCCGGCACGCCCGTGATCCGCTATGGCGACGAGCTCGCGATGGGCGACGATCTCTCCCTGCCCGAACGCAACTGCGCGCGCACGCCGATGCAATGGTCGACCGAACCGCAGGGCGGCTTCACCAAGTGCGAGACAGCCGTCTCGCCGGTGATCGACCATGGTCCCTATGGCTACGAGCACGTCAACGCCGCCAAGCAGCGGCGTGATCCGAACGCGATGCTGAACTGGACCGAGCGCATCATCCGCATGCGCAAGGAGGTGCCGGAAGTCGGCTGGGGCGATTTCGAGGTGATCTCCACCAAGGATCCCGCCGTCCTGATCATGCGCTACGACTGGCGCAACAACTCGGTGCTGTTCGTGCACAATCTCGACGAGAAGCCGCGCGAGATATCGTTCGACGCTGGCCTGCCCGACGACGGCGGCAAGCTGCTGATCAACCTGCTGTCCGAGGATCACAGCCACGCCGACGACCGCGGCCGTCACACCCTGGTGCTCGAGCCCTACGACTACCGCTGGTACCGCGTCGGCGGGCTGGACTATCTGCTCAGGCGGAGCGACATCGAGACGAAGAGCCCGGCGAAGCGGGCGCGGAAGGCGAAGCGGGTACGGAGGTCACGCGGGCGGTAG
- a CDS encoding alpha-amylase family glycosyl hydrolase, translating into MTERGAWWREGIFYQIYPRSFQDSDGDGVGDLTGIIHRLPYLLTLGVDAIWLSPIFTSPMADFGYDIADYTGIDPLFGTMADFDALVKAAHDGGLKVILDLVPNHTSDQHPWFQEARRARDDPRRDWYIWRDPAADGGPPNNWLSEFGGSAWQFDAATGQYYYHAFLAQQPDLNWRNPQVRAAIHNVMRFWLRKGVDGFRVDVIWHLIKDAEFRDNPANPDYHGGRPPHEQIISRYSADQPEVHEVITAMRAVMDEFDDRVLIGEIYLPLERLIAYYGKDLGGAHLPFNFALLSAPWHARDIEKIIADYEAALPHGAWPNWVLGNHDRPRLASRVGAEQARVAAMLLLTLRGTPTLYYGDEIGMHQVAISPEQVRDPFEKNVPGVGVGRDGCRTPMQWSALPQAGFTQATPWLPLADDFTHENVVNLTADRRSILNLTRALIRLRKAHRVLVTGSYRPVAAQGDLLLYRREGDGEMLTIALNLGDQPVSIATGGSGLDGEILLSTWLDRDGERVAGTLDLRGNEGVVIGRVM; encoded by the coding sequence ATGACGGAGCGGGGCGCCTGGTGGCGCGAGGGAATTTTCTACCAGATCTATCCGCGCTCGTTCCAGGACAGCGATGGCGACGGGGTCGGCGATCTCACCGGCATCATCCACCGCCTGCCATATCTGTTGACGCTCGGCGTCGATGCGATCTGGCTGTCACCGATCTTCACATCGCCGATGGCCGATTTCGGCTACGACATCGCCGACTACACCGGCATCGATCCGCTGTTCGGCACGATGGCGGATTTCGACGCGCTGGTGAAGGCAGCCCATGATGGCGGGCTCAAGGTCATCCTCGACCTCGTGCCCAACCACACCTCTGATCAGCATCCGTGGTTTCAAGAGGCGCGGCGTGCGCGCGACGATCCGCGCCGCGACTGGTACATCTGGCGCGATCCGGCTGCTGACGGCGGGCCGCCCAACAACTGGCTGTCGGAATTCGGCGGCAGCGCATGGCAGTTCGATGCCGCGACCGGGCAGTATTACTACCACGCCTTCCTGGCGCAGCAGCCGGACCTGAACTGGCGCAATCCGCAGGTGCGCGCGGCGATCCACAACGTGATGCGGTTCTGGCTGCGCAAGGGCGTCGACGGCTTCCGCGTCGACGTGATCTGGCACCTGATCAAGGATGCCGAATTTCGCGACAATCCGGCGAACCCGGACTATCACGGCGGCCGGCCGCCGCATGAACAGATCATCTCGCGCTACTCCGCCGACCAGCCCGAGGTCCATGAGGTCATCACGGCGATGCGCGCGGTGATGGACGAGTTCGACGACCGCGTCCTGATCGGCGAGATCTATCTGCCGCTCGAGCGGCTCATAGCCTATTACGGCAAGGACCTCGGCGGCGCGCATCTGCCGTTCAACTTCGCGCTGCTGTCGGCGCCCTGGCATGCCCGCGACATCGAGAAGATCATCGCCGACTACGAAGCCGCGCTGCCGCACGGCGCGTGGCCCAACTGGGTGCTCGGCAACCACGATCGGCCGCGGTTGGCGAGCCGCGTCGGGGCGGAGCAGGCGCGGGTGGCTGCGATGCTGCTGCTGACACTGCGCGGCACGCCGACGCTGTATTATGGCGACGAGATCGGCATGCATCAGGTCGCCATTTCGCCCGAGCAGGTGCGCGATCCCTTCGAGAAGAACGTGCCGGGCGTCGGCGTCGGCCGCGACGGCTGCCGCACGCCGATGCAGTGGAGCGCACTGCCGCAGGCCGGCTTCACCCAGGCCACGCCATGGCTGCCGCTGGCCGACGACTTCACCCATGAGAACGTCGTCAACCTCACCGCCGATCGGCGCTCGATCCTCAATCTCACCCGCGCGCTCATTCGCCTGCGGAAAGCGCACCGGGTGCTGGTCACCGGCAGCTACCGGCCGGTCGCGGCGCAGGGCGATCTCCTGCTCTATCGGCGCGAGGGCGACGGTGAGATGCTCACCATCGCGCTCAATCTCGGCGACCAGCCGGTGTCGATCGCGACCGGAGGAAGCGGCCTCGATGGCGAGATCCTGCTCTCGACCTGGCTCGACCGCGATGGTGAGCGCGTCGCCGGCACGCTGGACCTGCGCGGCAATGAGGGCGTGGTGATCGGGCGGGTGATGTAG
- a CDS encoding MBL fold metallo-hydrolase → MTEQNQTKAKAGAMIVPVTPFEQNCTILWCEATRKAIVIDPGGDVPNIQAAIAQANVTVEKIWLTHGHIDHVGGAAELRDALKVPIEGPHVADKFLLDNVVASGARFGITGVRDFAPDRWLEEGDRVEIGELAFDIFHCPGHSPGSVVFFNKEMRFAHVGDVLFNGSVGRTDLPGGSHETLIRSIKDKLLPLGDDIGFICGHGAGSSFGQERMTNPFLTGEA, encoded by the coding sequence ATGACCGAGCAGAACCAGACCAAGGCGAAGGCCGGCGCGATGATCGTGCCCGTCACGCCGTTCGAGCAGAACTGCACCATCCTGTGGTGCGAGGCCACCCGCAAGGCGATCGTGATCGATCCCGGCGGCGACGTGCCGAACATCCAGGCGGCGATCGCGCAAGCCAACGTCACCGTCGAGAAGATCTGGCTGACGCACGGCCACATCGATCACGTCGGCGGGGCGGCCGAGCTGCGCGATGCGCTGAAGGTGCCGATCGAAGGCCCACATGTCGCCGACAAGTTCCTGCTCGACAATGTGGTGGCGAGCGGCGCGCGCTTCGGCATCACAGGCGTACGGGATTTCGCGCCGGATCGCTGGCTCGAGGAGGGCGACCGGGTCGAGATCGGCGAGCTCGCCTTTGACATTTTCCATTGCCCCGGGCATTCGCCGGGCAGCGTCGTGTTCTTCAATAAGGAGATGCGCTTCGCCCATGTCGGCGACGTGCTGTTCAACGGCTCGGTCGGCCGCACCGACCTTCCGGGCGGCAGTCATGAGACGCTGATCCGGTCGATCAAGGACAAGCTGCTGCCGCTCGGCGACGACATCGGCTTCATCTGCGGCCATGGTGCCGGATCGAGCTTCGGCCAGGAGCGGATGACGAACCCGTTCCTGACCGGCGAGGCCTGA